The Lucilia cuprina isolate Lc7/37 chromosome 5, ASM2204524v1, whole genome shotgun sequence genome includes a window with the following:
- the LOC111675608 gene encoding porphobilinogen deaminase isoform X1 produces MMTSEEKPIRVGSRKSELALIQTKHVISLLQKLYPNKKFEIHTMTTIGDRVLNISLPKIGEKSLFTRDLEDALRNGGVDFVVHSLKDLPTALPTGMAIGAVLEREDARDALVLRSNYKGHTIDTLPKGSVIGTSSLRRTAQLRRQYPNLVVCDIRGNLNTRLAKLDAVDSKFAGIILAQAGLVRMGWHDRISQVLEPTDLLYAVGQGALAVECRSNDTEILSMLRSLMCLSTTCRILAERSFLKTLGGGCSAPVAVFSNLNGDLTKDANNCESLNLHLDGAVWSLDGSLEIREKRSCSLAVQVENNNIEGDDSSSDEPPTKRTRHDNSNSPGLQSQNSPPIINDDAEVEALTESYNIGELVEKHINLARKCPVVSSELKNDDANGNLTIESGGGDADKTMANACPLPIDIGQDVMGQCPFVGNDAKVALAAAGKCPMTKNNLNINNGTSSGDQVDCPPSVSAASKCPFASMHKPNDPVFATKAQSSESTVHGKCPFLQKTVKMFDYSDDEKPQSQHISNVLIEDVDNLFCGLYQHACHNREFYVKSNRLGQQLAEDLIKKGALDVMKSAQAEIHSKS; encoded by the exons ATGATGACCAGTGAAGAGAAACCTATTCGTGTTGGATCTAGAAAGAGTGAG cTGGCTCTCATTCAAACGAAACATGTTATTTCACTCTTACAAAAACTCTATcccaataaaaaatttgaaatac ATACCATGACAACTATTGGAGATCGGGTCTTGAATATTTCACTGCCTAAGATAGGTGAAAAAAGTCTTTTTACAAGAGATCTTGAAGATGCATTACGTAACGGTGGTGTTGATTTTGTCGTGCATTCGTTGAAAGATTTACCTACAGCATTACCGACTGGTATGGCCATTGGTGCTGTTCTTGAACGAGAAGACGCTAGAGATGCACTCGTTCTTAGATCAAATTACAAAGGTCATACAATTGATACGTTACCAAAAGGAAGTGTAATTG GCACTTCATCTTTGCGAAGAACTGCACAACTTCGAAGGCAATATCCAAATTTGGTCGTTTGTGATATACGGGGCAATCTAAATACCCGTTTAGCTAAATTGGACGCAGTGGATTCGAAGTTTGCTGGTATTATTTTGGCACAAGCCGGTTTGGTGCGTATGGGATGGCATGATCGCATTAGTCAAGTTTTAGAACCAACTGATTTATTGTACGCTGTCGGGCAAGGTGCTTTGGCGGTAGAATGTCGTTCAAATGACACCGAAATTTTGAGCATGCTCCGAAGCCTTATGTGTCTGTCCACTACGTGCCGTATCTTGGCTGAACGGAGTTTTCTCAAAACACTCGGAGGTGGATGCAGTGCTCCGGTTGCTGTCTTCAGCAATCTAAACGGTGATTTGACAAAAGATGCAAACAATTGTGAATCTCTGAATTTACATTTGGATGGTGCGGTTTGGAGTCTTGATGGTTCTCTGGAAATTCGAGAGAAAAGGTCTTGTTCACTTGCCGTACAAGTTGAGAACAACAATATAGAAGGTGATGATAGTAGCAGCGATGAACCCCCGACGAAGCGCACAAGGCATGATAATAGCAACAGCCCCGGATTGCAAAGTCAAAATAGTCCTCCCATAATTAACGATGATGCTGAAGTCGAAGCTTTAACGGAATCTTATAACATTGGCGAATTAGTCGAAAAACATATTAATCTGGCCAGAAAATGTCCAGTTGTGAGTTCGGAATTAAAAAATGATGATGCAAACGGGAATCTGACTATTGAAAGTGGTGGCGGTGATGCCGACAAAACTATGGCAAATGCTTGTCCACTACCGATTGATATTGGGCAAGATGTAATGGGCCAATGTCCGTTTGTAGGCAATGATGCGAAAGTAGCACTTGCTGCAGCCGGGAAATGTCCAATGacaaaaaataatcttaatatCAATAATGGTACATCTAGTGGAGATCAAGTTGATTGTCCTCCATCTGTGTCGGCTGCATCGAAATGTCCTTTCGCATCAATGCACAAGCCAAATGATCCTGTGTTTGCTACAAAGGCTCAAAGTAGTGAATCCACAGTGCATGGAAAGTGCCCCTTTTTACAGAAGActgttaaaatgtttgattattCTGACGATGAAAAGCCACAATCGCAACATATTTCAAATGTTCTTATTGAAGATGTAGACAATCTGTTCTGTGGACTTTATCAACATGCCTGCCACAATCGTGAATTCTATGTGAAAAGCAATCGACTGGGACAACAATTGGCCgaggatttaattaaaaaaggtgCCTTAGATGTAATGAAGTCTGCTCAGGCTGAAATTCATAGCAAATCCTAA
- the LOC111675608 gene encoding porphobilinogen deaminase isoform X2, whose amino-acid sequence MTTIGDRVLNISLPKIGEKSLFTRDLEDALRNGGVDFVVHSLKDLPTALPTGMAIGAVLEREDARDALVLRSNYKGHTIDTLPKGSVIGTSSLRRTAQLRRQYPNLVVCDIRGNLNTRLAKLDAVDSKFAGIILAQAGLVRMGWHDRISQVLEPTDLLYAVGQGALAVECRSNDTEILSMLRSLMCLSTTCRILAERSFLKTLGGGCSAPVAVFSNLNGDLTKDANNCESLNLHLDGAVWSLDGSLEIREKRSCSLAVQVENNNIEGDDSSSDEPPTKRTRHDNSNSPGLQSQNSPPIINDDAEVEALTESYNIGELVEKHINLARKCPVVSSELKNDDANGNLTIESGGGDADKTMANACPLPIDIGQDVMGQCPFVGNDAKVALAAAGKCPMTKNNLNINNGTSSGDQVDCPPSVSAASKCPFASMHKPNDPVFATKAQSSESTVHGKCPFLQKTVKMFDYSDDEKPQSQHISNVLIEDVDNLFCGLYQHACHNREFYVKSNRLGQQLAEDLIKKGALDVMKSAQAEIHSKS is encoded by the exons ATGACAACTATTGGAGATCGGGTCTTGAATATTTCACTGCCTAAGATAGGTGAAAAAAGTCTTTTTACAAGAGATCTTGAAGATGCATTACGTAACGGTGGTGTTGATTTTGTCGTGCATTCGTTGAAAGATTTACCTACAGCATTACCGACTGGTATGGCCATTGGTGCTGTTCTTGAACGAGAAGACGCTAGAGATGCACTCGTTCTTAGATCAAATTACAAAGGTCATACAATTGATACGTTACCAAAAGGAAGTGTAATTG GCACTTCATCTTTGCGAAGAACTGCACAACTTCGAAGGCAATATCCAAATTTGGTCGTTTGTGATATACGGGGCAATCTAAATACCCGTTTAGCTAAATTGGACGCAGTGGATTCGAAGTTTGCTGGTATTATTTTGGCACAAGCCGGTTTGGTGCGTATGGGATGGCATGATCGCATTAGTCAAGTTTTAGAACCAACTGATTTATTGTACGCTGTCGGGCAAGGTGCTTTGGCGGTAGAATGTCGTTCAAATGACACCGAAATTTTGAGCATGCTCCGAAGCCTTATGTGTCTGTCCACTACGTGCCGTATCTTGGCTGAACGGAGTTTTCTCAAAACACTCGGAGGTGGATGCAGTGCTCCGGTTGCTGTCTTCAGCAATCTAAACGGTGATTTGACAAAAGATGCAAACAATTGTGAATCTCTGAATTTACATTTGGATGGTGCGGTTTGGAGTCTTGATGGTTCTCTGGAAATTCGAGAGAAAAGGTCTTGTTCACTTGCCGTACAAGTTGAGAACAACAATATAGAAGGTGATGATAGTAGCAGCGATGAACCCCCGACGAAGCGCACAAGGCATGATAATAGCAACAGCCCCGGATTGCAAAGTCAAAATAGTCCTCCCATAATTAACGATGATGCTGAAGTCGAAGCTTTAACGGAATCTTATAACATTGGCGAATTAGTCGAAAAACATATTAATCTGGCCAGAAAATGTCCAGTTGTGAGTTCGGAATTAAAAAATGATGATGCAAACGGGAATCTGACTATTGAAAGTGGTGGCGGTGATGCCGACAAAACTATGGCAAATGCTTGTCCACTACCGATTGATATTGGGCAAGATGTAATGGGCCAATGTCCGTTTGTAGGCAATGATGCGAAAGTAGCACTTGCTGCAGCCGGGAAATGTCCAATGacaaaaaataatcttaatatCAATAATGGTACATCTAGTGGAGATCAAGTTGATTGTCCTCCATCTGTGTCGGCTGCATCGAAATGTCCTTTCGCATCAATGCACAAGCCAAATGATCCTGTGTTTGCTACAAAGGCTCAAAGTAGTGAATCCACAGTGCATGGAAAGTGCCCCTTTTTACAGAAGActgttaaaatgtttgattattCTGACGATGAAAAGCCACAATCGCAACATATTTCAAATGTTCTTATTGAAGATGTAGACAATCTGTTCTGTGGACTTTATCAACATGCCTGCCACAATCGTGAATTCTATGTGAAAAGCAATCGACTGGGACAACAATTGGCCgaggatttaattaaaaaaggtgCCTTAGATGTAATGAAGTCTGCTCAGGCTGAAATTCATAGCAAATCCTAA
- the LOC111675613 gene encoding U-scoloptoxin(01)-Cw1a, producing the protein MDYSYRLLWLFGVLLGPILFAVVSLQDIASPVFQNHKTKEWTNLDNITFSFDCRNRPVGFYADMEYNCQIFHMCDEEGNRIPHLCANETSFNQEYRICDWDYNFNCTESPKWFYLNELTYATEPPDEDDDY; encoded by the exons ATGGATTACAGTTATAGACTGTTATGGCTCTTTGGCGTTTTACTTG gACCAAttttatttgctgttgtttctCTGCAGGACATAGCGAGTCCAGTTTTTCAAAACCACAAAACAAAAGAATGGACAAACTTAGATAACATTACGTTTTCATTCGATTGCAGAAATCGTCCCGTAGGTTTCTACGCCGACATGGAGTACAATTGTCAg ATATTTCACATGTGTGATGAGGAGGGCAATCGAATACCGCATTTGTGCGCCAACGAGACTTCATTCAATCAGGAATATCGAATTTGTGATTGGGACTATAATTTCAATTGTACGGAATCACCT AAATGGTTTTACCTGAATGAACTAACCTATGCCACAGAACCACCAGATGAAGATGACGATTactag